From Peromyscus maniculatus bairdii isolate BWxNUB_F1_BW_parent chromosome 8, HU_Pman_BW_mat_3.1, whole genome shotgun sequence, a single genomic window includes:
- the LOC107400773 gene encoding ER membrane protein complex subunit 5-like, giving the protein MVPWLWKGLVGIGLLALAHAAFSAAQHHSHMRLTEKEYDSLPADIVLQTLLAFAVTCYGVVHTAGEFKDRDATSELKNKTLDALRNRPSFYVFHYSGRGLFRPSDTCSSNVGALSSDIRLKF; this is encoded by the coding sequence ATGGTGCCGTGGCTGTGGAAGGGGCTGGTAGGCATCGGCCTCTTGGCCCTCGCCCACGCTGCCTTTTCGGCCGCACAGCATCATTCTCATATGCGACTAACGGAAAAGGAGTACGACTCGCTGCCTGCGGATATCGTTCTTCAGACACTTCTGGCCTTTGCGGTTACCTGTTACGGCGTAGTTCATACGGCAGGGGAGTTTAAAGACAGGGATGCCACTTCAGAACTAAAGAATAAGACGTTGGACGCCTTAAGGAATCGCCCGTCCTTTTATGTGTTTCATTATTCTGGTCGTGGACTGTTCCGGCCTTCAGATACATGTTCTTCGAACGTCGGTGCATTGTCTTCTGACATACGTTTGAAGTTTTGA